In the Drosophila teissieri strain GT53w chromosome 3R, Prin_Dtei_1.1, whole genome shotgun sequence genome, ccgcacagcccccgcaaAGCccacgcagcccagaccacgcagcccagaccccgcaccccgcagcccgcattttacattttacatattaatttttacattttacttacaaataattcccaacttgctttggtttaatttttacattttactttacaaATAATGTATATTGATGTATATTGATTtacccagaccccgcacagcccccgcagcccagaccccgcagcccagaccccgcatcccgcagcccgcattttacattttacatattacatattaatttttacattttactttacaaataattcccaacttgatttggtttaattttagttagatgtatattgatctacccagaccccgcagtccagaccccgcacagcccccgcagcccagaccccgcagcccagaccctgcaccccgcagcccgcattttacattttacatattacatatcaatttttccattttactttacaaataattcccaacttgatttggtttaattttagttagatgtatattgatctacccagaccccgcagcccagaccccgcacagcccccgcacacCCCCCGCACAGCCCacgcacagcccccgcacagcccccaCAGCCCGCAtgttacattttacatattaatttttacattttactttacaaataattcccaacttgattCGGTTTAATTTAAGTTAGTTGTATATTGATCAACCtagaccccgcagcccagagcATTTTACTTACttacacaccacacacaaaaCCCCGCacactttctagcttttgtagttcctgagatctcgacgttcatacggacggacagacggacggacagaaggacatggccagatcgtctcggctattgatcctgatcaagaatatatatactttatatggtcggaaacgccgGTCGGTTGATAAATTTCTCTGAATTTTTGCTAATTAACTTTATTAGATGAAACTTTCTCTCAAACAAActtgtttaaaaattataaaaaataaaaagtaacttaagtaagaaaataaaaataaattgtgagATCAACATTGACCAATGGTTTTGGGAATATGCGCATTCGTTTCACCTGCAGCTTGCGGCTCGAGTTTGTGGCACTTTTCCTGTTCGACCTGCTGGCgttccttttccattttggcaAACTTGCTGCCCATGTAGAGCAGCTCCTTGAAGCGATTCTTTCGCCGCTCATCCATGCTGTATCGCCGCAGCATATCCCGTCTGTCCACAATCGACATGCAGATGTCCTGGCAATCCCGCGACGGCTGACAGAAGCTCCAGGAGCCGAAAATGGTGTCCACACAGCCGCAGGTGCGACAATAGCCAACAAAGTGTCCGATCAGATTGGAATTCGCCTTGCGGAAGGATAGCGAAATCGGCCCACCGAGGACCATCACAGTTTGCCCGGAGAAATGCCAATCGGTGAGATTATCCAGCAGATCGTGGGCTCTCGGCGGCACTGTCTCCTGCACACTGATATTGAGTTTAATGCCTTGGTAATTGGGGGTTTTCAATTCGGCCGCGTCCTTTAACTGCGACTTGGTCATCTTGACGCACTGCCGCCTAGTGCGGCGATAGGAACGATCTTTGTGTTGGGAACAGGtgggcttttccatttccccaccATCTGGTGCTGTTGGCGGGGACTTGATGTTGATGCGAATGCCAAGGACTTGAGATTCCCAGGATCCATTCAGATCGCAGGGGGCACCTGAAGTTTTAAACTTTTCATACATGAATCTAGGTTCTATCGCCTCTTCTTACCATCAGCTGGGTCCACGAAGCAGCAGGGcagcttcttctccttctcctcctcctcatccgaCGACTGATTGCACTTGGTTGCCTGAATGTTCTCCAGTCGTTCCAGGATCTTATCTAGAACCGGGGAAATCCCCGTCTGGTCCTctggctgttgctgcggcgACTGTGTTGGTGGACTTGGGACTTGGCACTTGATTTCTGACTCCTTTTTGAAGCTAGTTCCGATCGGACTTGCTTTTAAATGATATGCATCATTTCTAATAGATCTACAGCTATATACTGACTGACTTACCTGGTTGTAAACGACTAGGTGTATATCTCATAATGCCATCGACAGAATTCTGACCTGTTCCCACAATCCTTTGAGCCACCTCCAATGGGGACAGGTTCATTTGAGTGGCCATCTTATCAATGACATTACTACTACCCAGCTGTGAGGGCTGATTGACTAGAACCTCGGGAAACGGAGTTTGCAAAACGGATCCAGCTGGAGTATTACTCATGAGTATGTTCCTTTTCATGGGTGTCCTGGCAGGATGTTTTCCTCTCTCCAGGACCTCCTTCCACCagctttgctttgttttcaaCGCCTGATTGAGGTTATCGATTTGCTTCTGATACTCATCCACCAAGTTGAAGAATGACGAGTGCTTGATGGCCTTTAACCCACCAATTATATGCTTGGGATCCAGTCCTGAGAAAACCGATTGCCAAGCTTGTGTTTTTGGAACTGATATCACCCCTTTAGTTTCTGTTTTGGAATCAGGCCTAGAAGAAGTTACCTTATCGGGCTTCTTTTCGGGCTTTAATTGCGGCTTGCTCTCGAAAGTGATCTTGGGTGATTCGTTGAGACCAGGCTTTATCAAAGGAATGTCATTCCAAACCAGCTGACGATTTTTGGAGTTTGGTAAATAGTAGGGTTTCAGGCCGCCGTTCTTATTACTTTCCTTGTTcattttgataaatgtttcCAGGGCCTTCAGATAGTTATTGTTTTGCCTCGGCGTTTCAATCGGAACACAGCTTGTAGTTGTGGTAGGGGTTTTACTTTCTGGTTGCTTACATTTTGGCGTAGTCACTTTTGGCTTATCACAAGTCAAGTCCTTGCTTGGGATTGGTTTTTCAATCGGAACACAGATCTTGGTTGTGGTCTTACTTTCTGGTTTTTCGCATTCAACAGTagttgcgttttgtttttcacacTGACTGTGAAGGATGTCCTCGCCGTTCGTCCTGCTACTCGACTCGCTATCCAAAGGATAATCCGCTTCACTGGTAATTTGTGATTCTCTGGGAAATTTATGATCACTGAATAGCTGACAGAAGCCCTTCTTATACTCATCGTAAAGTCCACCAGCCTTAATGCTGGATCTTCTAGAGTTGATATCATCTAGCAAGCTTTTAAAAGCATTGGTGGCACTTCCGGGCTCCACATTTTCAAAGATCCCGGATAGATCATTTTTCTTTATAGCCCTCAATGTGGCTCTACTATCTGTTACTAGAAGAGCATCCTGCTTGATTTGATTCTGCAAATTGGGTTCCATTTCTGCGTTTATTTTTTCGGCCAATTCCCTGACTAAATCGCTTTTCTGAAGACGCTCAATCACATCCATTAATTCTGATAATGCACTTAATTTCACGGAACCCGACGAGCTTGGAGTTTTCGCTGGAACCGACTTGGAGGAGGTCAAGCTTGGCGTTGGCTTTTGCCAGGCTTTCAAGAACTCGTTGTATACGCGATGGAGCTCAAAAATTCGACGTTCTCCAGGATCCGTGACCTTTTCTGGTGTTTTAACTCGAAGCACATCTTCGGGGACATCCAGTTTCAGCAAAATCATACTACTTACCAGCGGGGATTTATCTTCGACTTCTGCATTGGCTTCAACCACAGCCTTAACACTTTGATTTTCTCTATTCCCATATGGAAGACGAGCTAAACAGTTTCCTGATGTCACGGGTCGATCATCGGTGGCATCAAATTTGATGTTGGAAAGTTCTGAAGTACCTTTCTCTTTAGCCTTtagtttttcggtttttttgggTAAGGAAGTGAGATCTCTTTGTGGTGGTACTGGATCCTTTGATTCCATTTTTGCCTCGACATCGGCACTACCGGATTCCTCCCCCTTTAAACGCTCCCGATAGGCATCATACAGTCTATTGTAATGTTTCGGGCTCAAGTCCTTCTGCATTCTCGACCAAGACGAGGCTTCCTTATGAGACATACTAAGTTCCTTATCCGCTGTCCCAGTGCAACTGATTGGAATCAGATTGGGTACAACTAGTATGCAAACAATATGAAGCAGATGCCTGGACATCTCATGTTTTGCTTTCAAATCTTTAgtattataaaaaaatgttgtttaattgtacaaaatatctgacattttttcaaaaagtgTATAGATAATTGGTCACCATAAGTGAAATAATAGTTAAGATTTATGAACACGCTGAGCCAAATAATCAAACCCCTATGCTTTACCATTTgctattttcatatttattgcCACAGAAATTTTGATGAAACAAAGGTCCCGGATTTTCCTATACCACCTTAGTGCCTTCATTCTTGAAGTCCCCATAGAAGGATTCATCCTGCGAGAGCACATCACTTTCTTCATTCTTCATAGGTACCATGTCGTGCTCCTGATCGTTGATTTGCATATAAGGATAGTAGATGTTTCTGTGTGGCTTGTAGGACTCTTTAATCACCTGTGGCGATGTCCATCGCAGCAGGGAGTGGGGAGTGCCCAACTTATCGCTGGTGCCGGTCATGTGACCCGCTCCAAAAGGCTGCTGGCCCACCATCAAACCGGTGGACTTGTCATTTACGTTTAGGTTGCCCACATTGACTCTGAAGGCATCGTATGCTTGCTCGATGAAGCTCTGATCCTGGGCAAACACCGAACCTGTCAGTCCGTAATTAATCGTTGCCACCTTATCCATAGTCTCCTTGAGCTTATGGTCCGGATAGACGTAGACACCGAGGATGGGTGCCAGCAGCTCTTCCCGACATATGATATTGTCCAGATCCTTGACCAGTACCACCGTGGGATCTACGTAGTAACCACGCCGCTTGTCGCAGCTTCCTCCAACGAGGACCTGGCAACTGGGACTCTGGTCGATGTACCTCAGCCACATGTAGATGCGATCGTAGGCCCGTCGGTTGATCACCGCCGAGCAGAAGCTATCGCAGTACGTGGCATCTTGTCGCACGACCAGGGATGCAGTGATCCCCAGAAGAGGCTCACGTATGTGGTTCTGCCACAGGGACTCCGGGACATACAGCATCGAACAGGAGGAGCACTTCTGGCCGGCGTACTCAAAGGCAGCTCTTATCGTACAGGCCACCGCCGTTTCCGGCTCAGCCGAGGAGTGCACGAAGTGGAAGTTCTTGCCGCCTCCCTCGCCCACCAAACGGGGATAGTTCTGGTAGAAGTCGATATTCTGGGCGACCAGTTGCCAGAGCACCTTGAGTACCGTTGAGGTACCAGTGAAGTTAATACCCGCCAATTTCGGATGTTGCGTTACTACGGAAGCAAACGTTGTCTCCTCGGCGGGCACAAAGTTCACCACACCATCGGGCACTCCAGCCTCCCGCAGGGCCTGGAACACGAAATAGTTGGACAGGATGGCCGAGTCGGAGGGCTTCCAGAGCACCGAGTTGCCCATCAAGGCGGGCGTATAGGCCAGATTGGCGGCGATGCCCGTAAAGTTGAACGGACTGATGGCAGCCACAAATCCTGCAGATAGCAAGTTATAAGTGTATAGAAATCCATATGAATTGTATGGATACCCACCTGAAAGTCCTCTCAACCGCATGGAGTTCCTGCATTTGCTTTGGGTGTCTCTAATGGGTTCGTAGTTGGCCAGCTCACGCAGGAAGACGGGATTAATGCGCATAAAGTCCACCAGCTCGGCCACGTCCATCTCCGCCTGGCGCAGCGTTTTCCCCTGGCCCAACATCGTGGCCGCAATGATATTGTAGCGATATCTTCCGGCTATCAGCATCGCAGCCCGCTCCCAAATGTCAATTCGATCGCTGAGACGAACCTTGTCCCACTTCACCTGCGCCTCCACGCTCTTGTCGATGGCCATTTGGATGAGCACGCGGTGGGCATGGCCGTAGTGGGCGATGGGCTGTTGGATGTCGTAGGGCAGCACCTGCTGGAAGTCCTCCTTGGCCTGGAACTCCTGGCCGTTGATAACGATGGGAACGTGCTCCACCCTGTTGAGGACGCCCAGCAGGGCGGTCTCCAGCTCGGTGCGTTCCTTTGAACCCTCGTCATACTGGAGCAGCTTCTCGTTGGTCACCGCCTCATCCAGCGCAAAGTGCTCCGATAGCTCGGGTCTCTTGCTGGTGCTTCTAACCGACACGAGGCTGGATTAAAAGTTGGAGAATATGCgtttaaaaaagaatttcaaATTACGCACAGTTATCGATTTATCGCTGCTGCTATCGATATCGAGCATTATCGATAGCAGAACAGCTGTAGATTCGATAAgagtgcaaaaataataacaaaaccCACGAAAAccaattgttattattttgtgaTGCAATAGTTTCAATATTTGGATACGGAATGCAGCTTACCCGCCTTTTACTGAAGCCTCGAGCCTCGGAAGTATTGAGCGCATATTTGAAACAATGCCATGAGCCACCTTGGACATCATATTTCGTGAAGGTAGGACTCCCTTAACCCCAACCGAGTATTTTGACCGGATCTAACGAGGATTATGCTCCAAGTCCAGTTCCACGACGTGGCCAACGATCAGAGGGGAATGTCGCACTTTAATTGGACCCTGGAAAGCGGAACCAACTACCACATACTGCGCACCGCCTGTTATCCCTATATGAAGTACCACTGTAGCAAGCGGGAGGTGCAGGATCTTTGGCTGGAGGACAAGTTCTTTCGCTTTCTTAAGGTGATCAATTTGGGTAAGTCCAGCCACTGGATTATGCTACATAAGACTGCGGTAACTCGGAAAGGTGATATGCCCTGCAATGAATCCGAAAATTCATATTGGAATGTCCCCTTTCAAGTTTAAGCCAACTCCTGAGAGACAACTTTCATATCCTTAAATTCTACACAGGCTTACCAATGCTCTTCTATGGACTGGCTGCCATCCGTCTAATAAGTCACACGGAGATCGTTCATGTCAGCGAGACGGTAAAGGTTCCCATATACTTTCTATATGCCGAGGACAAGGGCTCAAGCTTTTGATGTGATTTTGAAACAGCCAAATGTGAAATGTAAGGAAAAGGCTGCTTATCCAAGTAAATAATGTTTAGTACAAGTAAATAGAAGAGAACACTGAAGACTTCTCatccatatatgtatttgtctTTTTGAGATAACTACACTTTACTTCTTCACTTTGTGTGGCTACTTGACTTAGTGTTATGTTACAGCTATTAATTGAAaccaattatttaaatttacccAAAACAACATCTGACTGTTTCTTGGAAATGGCCAGACGCTTAAACAACAACCCAGAACAACACTCTTTCAACAACCAGGAACGATGAACACTGGAAGACATCTTATGTTTTGCAATCGGTCGGATGATTCTCACAAGTCTCATCATAGTTATCCAGGAGCAGGGCCTTCACAGAGGCCTCAAACTGGGTCAGTGAGCACGGTGCATCGCAATTGGGAATGGTCAGCTCCTTGGGGAATTTGTCTTCGCTGTTGTAGTAGTAAACCAACTGCAACAAGGCATAAAAACTAGTAAGAATCTCAACGTTAATAGTTACATTATCACCAACCTTCACTTCAAAGTCTCCATCACTGAACGACTTGCTGTGATGGAGCTCAAACGCCAGTGCCGATGCATATTCCGGAAGCTTGGTAGTCTGATCCAGTATCCCCAAGGAATTCATCACATTAACCAGAGTCACATCATGCCCGGAGTACAGGAAAATTTTGCGATCGGGATTGAGATTCCTCTTGCGCTTATTCTGCATTTTGATGAGTATTTCCGTTAGGAAGGCTCCACCTTTAATCCGCTTCATCAGATTGGTTTCGGTGAAGAGCATATAGCTACGCTCAGCTAATGGCCTAATCTCCTCGGGGTATATATTCTCCGTCCAGTCGGGCAGCACCAGACTAGCCTCCTCTTCGGTTTTAAGTGTGCCATAAAGTAGCTCCACATCCAGTACGTTTGAAATGTTCTAAAGGATGATATGCAGTCAGAAATGATAGTTTATAATGGAATTAACAACCAATATGGGTGCAACTCTCTCCCACCTTGCCTGTGTTTTTGGTTAGCAGCTTGTACAGCTCCAGGTTGTCCTCGTTGAGCTTCTGGAGTTCAGGAGGCGGGGATTTGTATAGCTTCTGCAGAATGTGGTCGTACTTCAGACACGGTTTCTTTTGGGCCAATAGCTAATGGAGATGTGATAGTATTAGGTTGATGACTTGCACTTGCCAAATGGCTATACGACTGCACTCACGATATCTTCATTGCGAGATAGCGTATTGACGGCCACCGGCTGCCAGGGAATGGGCAGCACATTCTTGTTCTCCAGCGGCGGCATCATGCCGGCCAAGACGCTCTGGGCGCTCATCTAAAAGATAACACACGGCCAACTGATTAGGGCACCTCCATCTCGGGGCAGATAGCAAATGGTTATAGAGGATTTCTTATCGGAACGATTGACGCACCACACACCGCTCCGCCGCCGAGCTGAGGACATGCACCTGCTGCTGGGTGTACAGGCTGTTCGGGGGCAGCAGCCGGTAGTAGCGCATGCGCAGATTCCTTCCCAGGTTGTACGCCTGCAGGCTGCCCTTCTGTCAAGTGACCATGTGGATTCAGAATTAAGTATTAATATCTTTatcaaaatatgtttaaaataatatatttatatatcagttttatatatctataaaGATGGCAGtggttttaataatattagtCATagaaaggaaattaaataagtttgGAGTTATAGATGATCTTAAATGAACTTATTTACATGACCAGCGTtgaataaatactttttaaagtGTAAAAATTCGTACGATAAAGTGTGTTAActgcaaagtaaataaacacaaGGGAGATCGCTATAGCTacttcctcgactatcagctACCCCTTTAAAAGGacgatatatgtacatatatggaaTACCAACCGGCGTGAGGGCTCCCATCCCGCCCTGCCAGTCGTGGGCTGCGTGCGGATCCAGCGGATAGAAGCCACTGGGATTCTTGGCCCCATGTCGGAACAGCTGGTGGGGATAAATAAACGCAGTGCTCAGTGGGCGTTGCATACAGCTGAATGGCCGAGGTGGCGGCAGCTTACTATGGATATCATGCGTAGATTCCGCAAACCCTGCTCGTCGTTGCTGTCGCCGAACACAAAGTATGCCATCATGACGAAACAGAGGGCACTTCCCAGGGCGATCACCGATATTTTGGTGCCGCGTCGCGATTTGCAGTCCATTATTAGAGAGGGGGGCCTCTATGctcagctgctgcagttgatcgagaaaatatatttcagaTTTGCAGcctaaaaatagttttttgtttattttatagcGAGTGTTTTCGATTTCGCTGGCCCCCGTCAGCGAAAcgaataataaacaaatacaagtcACGTCCGATGGCAACAAAAGCCGTATAACAACTGAGCGGCTGTCGATGGAGCACTGCCCCACCACAaccagaaagagagggggcgaTAGGCAGCGAGAGAGAGGGCTATACAAAACAGAAAGAGTGAGCTAGAGACAAACGGAGAGACTGGGAGACAAGTTGTCCGTGTGATTTTGAGAGCAGTCTTTGAACATGTGCGAATAATTAAATTAGTCGCTCATTGGCAGTGCAAATTGGGTCTCGACTAGGTGCTACTGTGTACTATATGGGGCTGTGCCAATTTGCACTCATGTGAAAAGCATTTGAAAAGAAAGCCCTATTGTTCAAGTTATTTGTCTTTCAACTTGACATGTTCCTAGAGCTCCTATTATTGATAAATGTATAACAACGAagtatgtataaaatatatatattttgatcaCTACAAATTGCAACGATAAATCAAATTGGGTAACGTTTCTGAAAATATATAGGTCTACAGTCGAACTTCAACGCTGAACTGAAACTTTTCGAATACGCAGTGATATCTATTTTCTGGATTTGGTGGGTGGCAGTTGCTCGTCATCATCCTCGGATGGTTCGCTGGTGGGTTCCTCCACCACGTAACCCTGCTCGGCTGTATAGATGCGCTTTTTCGATACTTTCCTACGCTTCTTGGGAACCGATTCGGATTTAACGTATTCCCCCGATCCTGACTGCTCGCTGATCTCCACCGAGGAGCAACTACTTGATGTACGCTGCGAATCACCGGACTCATCAGCTCCGCCGGACTCCGAATGTGAATGGTTGAAGCAGAGAAGAAGCTCGGGAATCTCATAGCCGTATCCCTCGTCATCGGTGAGTTCATTCTCCACTTGAACGTATTCCGGAAGTGGCCCATGGAAACATGAATGGGTCTCGATGGTCGTACAAATCAGGCCAGTTTCCACATTTTCGCTGGTTGGCAGAGCCAAGTGCGTTTGCATATCCGACAGGTAGTTGATCACGCCCATTGGCCCGGCTACATAGGCGGCGTTTCCATCGGGAATGGACCAAGTTGGTGAGGCACTGGTCAGTAGTGGGTCCATCATACTATAGGAACGGTTTGCACTCGCGGCACATTGGATCACCGGATAGTCATAGATTCCCGGCATAAAGTACTCGTAGTATCCCAACATGCTGCGGCGTCGCCTCGATCCAGACATTGTGACCAGTTTGTCTTTATATAAATGGGATTTCTTATCGATCTTATGAATAATGCTCGTTGGAGAAGTCCTCGACTGGCGCCAGTTGATTGACTATGGCTAGTCTCATTCGCAGAAAGTAGATGCGAACACTCAATTCGCGCATGAAGTGGAACTGCATGCAAAGTTCGAGGATCATCAGTTTTGGGGGAATCGAGTGCCAGTTCTCTAGAGGATTAGGCGGAGTGCTGCAAGCAGATGCGGTGATGACGATGGCGGCGTTGTCCAAGTGAGGACTTTGTCTGCCGGAAACTGAAGACGAAACAAATTTGGAATTTCATGCGACGAGAATTTTGAAAGTTGCTTAAATAGCTTGCCTTAGTTACATTCGAACACTACCATCACAGACAACCAAGTGGCGCAAAACAATATGTTTTCTAGATGTTTCAAAACACTCTTATTGATGTAGGCATCTCAGTTGACTTGATTAgctttaatgtttatttaaaacctTATATTTACTTCAGATTGTACGTCTACTTTTCCTAACTTTAAAGACAGTCTTTATTACATCCTCTTAGTAAGCGTAGTGCAGCTTCAAATAAGTTCGATCCTAATGCTAGTTGCCCCCGAGGACACACCTTTCCGTGTCCAGATCCTCGTCCGAATCTATCCGCTGGCAGTCGCCATGGCCCACAGAGCAGCGTTTGTACAACAGGTAGCTGAACCACACGATCAGTGGCAGTAGAGCCAATCCCAGAGGCATCAGGAAGAGCAGCAGGAACTCCCGCCGATCGCTAGTCGGTACGCCCTCATCCGTACCATCGTAGTCCGCCCAGTACTCCTTCTCCTGATCCGGATACTCCTCGTCGGGCAGCACGTCCAGGAAGGCTTCCCGGATCTTATGGCCTCGATAGCTGATGGCCACGCAGGCGTAGTGTCCGGCATCCCCTAATCGCACTCCGTCCAGTATCAGTTTGCTGAGATATATCTGTGGTGCCATCAGTTTTTCGGGATCGGTGGACAGCAGTTCATATGTGCGACCATTGTAGCGCACAATATGGGTGCTGAAGTTGGAGGTTGTGGATGCCGCGGAGGCTTCTCCAGCTGACTGAGTTCCCACGTAGGTCTGCCGGCGAAACCACTTGATGGTGGGATGCTCCTCGCTGTGAACCCGGCACTGGAACACCACCCTGCTGCCCACCAATGTGGTCTTGTTGTTGGGATACGAGTCCACAAACTCAGGGGCAGCCAATGAGGTGTCTACAAAAAATAGATTTCATAAGTGATCTTCGATATGGTATAGATGTTTCGTGATGGAAATGCATACTCTTCACATCCAGCTGATAGGTGCGAACCAGTTGAACGTCCACCGCTTGAGCCTTG is a window encoding:
- the LOC122619795 gene encoding uncharacterized protein LOC122619795, translating into MSGSRRRRSMLGYYEYFMPGIYDYPVIQCAASANRSYSMMDPLLTSASPTWSIPDGNAAYVAGPMGVINYLSDMQTHLALPTSENVETGLICTTIETHSCFHGPLPEYVQVENELTDDEGYGYEIPELLLCFNHSHSESGGADESGDSQRTSSSCSSVEISEQSGSGEYVKSESVPKKRRKVSKKRIYTAEQGYVVEEPTSEPSEDDDEQLPPTKSRK
- the LOC122619794 gene encoding fibroblast growth factor receptor 4 encodes the protein MDPMICDLWSGRNWLLILICLCGFQQTHGFFVDYTENTELIQQRAGFDVKLQCNLKGLVDESMLDNIKIHWYFKQCSENNCHQLGSVEEWTALPCEPSLCRPELWLRNVTERYSGLYKCSINPHIWDKAQAVDVQLVRTYQLDVKNTSLAAPEFVDSYPNNKTTLVGSRVVFQCRVHSEEHPTIKWFRRQTYVGTQSAGEASAASTTSNFSTHIVRYNGRTYELLSTDPEKLMAPQIYLSKLILDGVRLGDAGHYACVAISYRGHKIREAFLDVLPDEEYPDQEKEYWADYDGTDEGVPTSDRREFLLLFLMPLGLALLPLIVWFSYLLYKRCSVGHGDCQRIDSDEDLDTERCVLGGN